A stretch of the Oceanicola sp. D3 genome encodes the following:
- a CDS encoding capsular polysaccharide biosynthesis protein, whose translation MAPAPDEIHAAGAERPRRLFVYSGGFLFQKRVRRILELAGWDVRLGIAGAEDCIGVWGHSPYAARGEGMAERTGASLVRIEDAFLRSIHPARAEGEPPIGLLIDQHGVHFDSSRPSDLETLLATHPLDDTALLERARAAIERLKQEHLSKYNSFDAKANVPDPGYVLVIDQTRGDASIAHGNASEATFREMLAFAQIEHPGARILIKTHPESQSGAREGHFGPDDHDGRTELFTEPVSPWALLEGAIAVYTVSSGMGFEAILAGHKPRVFGQPFYGGWGLTADEAPCPRRERRLTRAQLFAAAMILYPTWYDPWRDRLATLEEVMDGLAARTRAWREDRAGGVAYGMRLWKRKPLQRFFGSDKPLIFHDKAVEATATAKAMKAPVLAWAGRIDEALEAETARAHVPLIRIEDGFLRSKGLGAELVPPLSLVRDDLGIYYDPGTPSRLEQLIARAARRAEHPRAAALINRLKTSGLSKYNLGTASLPNLPSGHRILVPGQVEDDASIRLGASEISSNSRLLEATRAANPEAVILYKPHPDVEAGLRIGKVDNPFDHADLVLSGTDPAALIERVDNVWTMTSGLGFEALLRGVQVTTFGAPFYAGWGLTDDRGTVPERREARPTLEALVQAVLIDYPRYFDPVTGTPCPVEVVLDRLEHGPLPSGGPGNRILAKLQGWFAGYAHLWR comes from the coding sequence GTGGCCCCCGCGCCAGATGAGATTCACGCCGCCGGAGCCGAAAGGCCCCGGCGGCTCTTCGTTTACTCCGGCGGTTTCCTCTTTCAAAAGCGCGTCCGCCGCATTCTGGAGCTCGCCGGATGGGACGTGCGCCTTGGCATCGCGGGGGCCGAAGACTGTATCGGCGTTTGGGGCCACTCGCCCTACGCGGCGCGCGGCGAGGGGATGGCCGAACGCACAGGAGCCTCGCTTGTGCGCATCGAAGATGCCTTTTTGCGCTCCATCCATCCTGCGCGCGCCGAAGGTGAGCCGCCGATCGGGCTATTGATTGATCAACATGGCGTGCATTTTGACAGCAGCCGCCCTTCAGACCTGGAAACCCTGCTCGCAACCCACCCGCTGGACGATACTGCCCTGCTGGAACGGGCCCGCGCCGCGATAGAACGGCTCAAGCAGGAACATCTGAGCAAATACAATAGCTTTGATGCAAAGGCTAACGTGCCGGACCCAGGCTATGTGCTGGTCATCGACCAGACCCGCGGAGATGCGTCGATTGCCCACGGAAACGCTTCGGAGGCGACCTTCCGTGAGATGCTGGCCTTTGCACAAATCGAACATCCCGGCGCTCGCATCCTGATCAAGACGCATCCCGAGAGCCAATCCGGCGCACGTGAGGGCCACTTTGGCCCGGATGACCATGATGGACGCACCGAACTGTTTACGGAGCCCGTTTCTCCATGGGCGCTTTTGGAGGGGGCGATTGCCGTTTACACCGTGTCTTCCGGTATGGGCTTTGAGGCTATTCTTGCCGGGCACAAGCCACGCGTTTTCGGCCAGCCCTTCTATGGCGGATGGGGGTTAACGGCGGATGAAGCCCCCTGCCCCCGCCGCGAGCGCCGCCTGACCCGCGCCCAACTCTTCGCCGCCGCGATGATCCTCTATCCGACGTGGTACGACCCTTGGCGCGACCGTCTGGCAACGCTGGAAGAGGTTATGGATGGCCTCGCAGCCCGCACGCGGGCATGGCGGGAAGATCGCGCAGGCGGCGTGGCTTATGGGATGCGACTGTGGAAGCGCAAGCCGCTGCAACGCTTCTTCGGCTCTGACAAGCCTCTGATCTTCCATGACAAAGCGGTCGAAGCCACCGCCACGGCAAAAGCGATGAAAGCGCCAGTCTTGGCTTGGGCAGGCCGTATCGACGAGGCGCTGGAGGCCGAAACGGCACGCGCGCATGTGCCGCTCATCCGCATAGAGGATGGCTTTTTGCGCTCAAAAGGCCTTGGCGCGGAACTGGTTCCGCCCCTGAGCCTCGTGCGGGACGACCTCGGCATTTATTACGATCCGGGCACGCCCTCTCGCTTGGAGCAGTTGATTGCGAGGGCTGCGCGGCGCGCCGAACACCCCCGCGCCGCTGCGCTGATCAACCGCCTCAAGACCAGCGGGCTTAGCAAATACAACCTCGGCACAGCATCCCTGCCGAACCTGCCCTCAGGCCATCGGATTCTTGTGCCCGGCCAAGTTGAAGATGATGCCTCTATACGCCTTGGCGCAAGTGAGATTTCAAGCAATTCCAGACTCTTGGAGGCCACGCGCGCCGCAAACCCCGAGGCCGTGATCCTTTACAAACCGCACCCTGACGTGGAAGCGGGCCTGCGCATTGGCAAGGTCGACAACCCGTTTGACCATGCCGATCTGGTCCTCAGCGGCACGGATCCGGCCGCGCTCATAGAGCGGGTCGACAACGTCTGGACAATGACCTCCGGCCTTGGCTTTGAGGCGCTGTTGCGCGGGGTGCAGGTGACAACATTTGGCGCGCCTTTCTATGCGGGTTGGGGCCTGACGGACGACCGAGGCACCGTGCCTGAACGGCGGGAGGCGCGACCTACGCTAGAGGCGTTGGTGCAGGCCGTACTGATTGACTATCCACGCTATTTTGACCCTGTCACCGGCACGCCTTGCCCGGTGGAGGTGGTGCTCGACAGGTTGGAACATGGGCCGCTGCCTTCGGGTGGGCCCGGCAATCGCATATTGGCGAAACTTCAGGGTTGGTTCGCCGGATATGCGCACCTTTGGCGGTAG
- a CDS encoding protocatechuate dioxygenase — MTAINRRHLLATLAAMPLSALAARRALAQEGGLITGNVCMVQRETTEGPYYIDPGLIRGDVTEGLPGLPLALALQVVDAGCTPIEGARVDIWHCDAEGRYSGYAREQTAGETFLRGTQVTGNDGVAKFSTIYPGWYPGRAVHVHYKVWLNAREVLTSQIFFPETVSDQVFSKVSAYGGRGERDRKNGNDRIAQRAGRGAVAEVANARRGLQASLVAGVAG; from the coding sequence ATGACAGCCATCAACCGCCGCCATCTACTTGCCACGCTCGCCGCCATGCCGCTTTCAGCACTGGCAGCGCGAAGGGCGCTTGCGCAGGAAGGTGGGTTGATTACCGGCAATGTCTGCATGGTGCAGCGCGAAACAACCGAGGGGCCTTATTACATTGACCCGGGATTGATCCGGGGTGACGTGACTGAGGGCCTGCCAGGGCTGCCATTGGCGTTGGCGTTGCAGGTGGTGGATGCCGGATGCACGCCGATAGAAGGTGCTCGGGTGGATATTTGGCATTGCGATGCTGAAGGGCGCTACTCGGGCTATGCGCGCGAGCAGACAGCGGGAGAGACCTTTTTGCGCGGCACGCAGGTCACTGGCAACGATGGCGTTGCGAAGTTTTCTACCATTTACCCCGGTTGGTATCCGGGGCGGGCGGTGCATGTGCACTACAAGGTGTGGCTGAACGCACGGGAGGTTCTGACGTCACAGATCTTCTTCCCCGAGACCGTTTCAGACCAAGTGTTCAGCAAGGTTTCGGCGTATGGGGGACGTGGCGAGCGGGACCGCAAGAACGGAAACGACAGGATCGCTCAACGGGCGGGCCGTGGCGCTGTGGCGGAGGTGGCGAATGCGCGGCGGGGTTTGCAGGCCAGTTTGGTGGCGGGCGTGGCGGGATAA
- a CDS encoding polysaccharide biosynthesis/export family protein → MARAAAALAMVGLLASCGLPRVGPNKREIYAGSVMKKGDAYIVAVNSRVTKATSGTAALGFSKAFLNAGRIGSDTIRPGDTLGLTIWENVDDGLLAGEGQNATVLEEVQVDAAGFIFVPYAGRIKASGNTPERIRQLITDKLDTQTPDPQVIVRRLAGDGATVSVVGGVGGQGVYPIERPTRTLSAMLAAAGGIAIEQEVAQITVIRGKHKCTIWWEDLFKNPHFDIALRDGDRILVEEDTRAFTALGATGSQNRVPFTTQTLSAIEAIAQVGGLNSNLADPTGVFVFRDEPESVARKVLGRSDLQGEQRMVYVLDLTEPNGMFEARDFVIRDGDTVYVTEAPYVQWQKTLSALTGAAGTANTLASAAGN, encoded by the coding sequence ATGGCCCGGGCTGCAGCCGCATTGGCTATGGTCGGCCTACTGGCCTCCTGCGGATTGCCGCGCGTTGGCCCGAACAAGCGCGAAATCTACGCAGGTTCCGTGATGAAAAAAGGCGACGCCTATATCGTCGCCGTGAATTCCCGTGTCACCAAGGCCACCTCCGGCACGGCGGCCCTGGGCTTTTCCAAAGCCTTCCTGAACGCCGGCCGCATCGGCTCCGATACCATTCGCCCCGGCGACACGCTGGGCCTGACCATCTGGGAGAACGTCGATGACGGGCTTCTGGCAGGTGAAGGCCAGAACGCCACGGTGCTGGAAGAAGTGCAGGTAGACGCCGCGGGCTTCATCTTTGTGCCCTACGCTGGCCGGATCAAAGCCTCTGGCAATACGCCCGAGCGCATCCGTCAGCTCATCACCGATAAACTCGACACCCAAACCCCCGACCCGCAGGTCATCGTTCGTCGCCTCGCCGGTGATGGCGCAACAGTTTCTGTGGTTGGCGGTGTAGGTGGGCAGGGCGTCTACCCGATTGAGCGGCCCACGCGCACCCTGTCTGCCATGCTGGCAGCGGCCGGTGGCATCGCCATCGAGCAGGAAGTGGCTCAGATCACCGTGATCCGTGGCAAGCACAAGTGCACCATCTGGTGGGAAGATCTGTTCAAGAACCCCCACTTCGACATCGCCCTTCGCGACGGTGACAGGATTCTTGTGGAAGAAGACACCCGCGCCTTTACGGCGCTTGGCGCGACCGGCTCGCAAAACCGCGTTCCCTTCACAACGCAAACGCTCTCGGCCATCGAAGCCATTGCTCAAGTGGGTGGGCTGAACTCCAACCTGGCCGACCCGACTGGGGTGTTCGTGTTCCGCGATGAACCTGAGTCCGTGGCCAGAAAGGTGCTTGGCCGGAGCGATCTGCAAGGTGAGCAGCGCATGGTCTATGTGCTCGACCTGACCGAGCCGAACGGCATGTTCGAGGCGCGTGACTTCGTTATCCGCGACGGCGACACCGTCTATGTCACCGAGGCACCCTACGTGCAGTGGCAGAAGACCCTTTCGGCCCTGACCGGTGCCGCCGGAACCGCCAATACGCTGGCCTCCGCCGCCGGCAATTAA
- the ribD gene encoding bifunctional diaminohydroxyphosphoribosylaminopyrimidine deaminase/5-amino-6-(5-phosphoribosylamino)uracil reductase RibD, whose product MARALSLGARGLGQVWPNPAVGCVIVKDQRVVGRGWTQPGGRPHAEVMALRQAGAAARGATAYVTLEPCAHHGKTPPCSEALIEAGVARVVAALQDPDPRTAGQGMDRLREAGIRCETNVMAQAAQRAHTGFFSRVQHGRPQLTLKLASSFDGRIATASGESKWITGPAARHAVQGLRASHDAVLVGAGTARADDPALTLRGYGERRPPVRVVVSRRLDVPTDGQLARTAHEQPLWLCHGADAPEARKAEWAALGAELIEVPPGADRHPDPVAMLELLGTRGLTRVLCEGGGMLAASLMGAGLVDRLIGFTAGLVLGAEGQPSFGPLGLSNLSEAVRYVLEEEQKIGPDLMATWVRAS is encoded by the coding sequence ATGGCCCGCGCCCTGAGCCTTGGGGCGCGTGGCTTGGGGCAGGTTTGGCCCAACCCGGCTGTGGGCTGTGTCATCGTGAAAGATCAAAGGGTTGTTGGCCGCGGCTGGACCCAGCCTGGTGGTCGGCCCCATGCCGAGGTGATGGCACTCCGCCAAGCTGGCGCGGCGGCCCGGGGGGCCACCGCCTATGTCACGCTAGAGCCCTGCGCCCACCACGGCAAAACCCCGCCCTGCTCTGAGGCGCTCATAGAAGCAGGCGTCGCGCGGGTTGTTGCAGCCCTGCAAGACCCGGATCCACGCACCGCAGGCCAAGGCATGGATCGTTTGCGCGAGGCCGGAATTCGCTGCGAAACCAATGTCATGGCACAGGCCGCTCAACGTGCCCATACTGGCTTTTTCTCGCGCGTTCAACATGGCCGCCCGCAACTTACCCTGAAACTCGCCAGCTCTTTCGATGGCCGCATTGCCACCGCCTCGGGCGAGAGCAAGTGGATCACCGGCCCCGCAGCCCGCCACGCGGTTCAAGGCCTGCGGGCCAGCCATGACGCGGTTTTGGTTGGGGCAGGCACCGCCCGCGCCGACGATCCGGCGTTAACCCTTCGCGGCTATGGTGAGCGCCGTCCACCGGTGCGCGTCGTCGTCTCCCGCAGGCTCGATGTGCCCACGGATGGGCAACTCGCCAGAACCGCGCATGAGCAGCCGCTCTGGCTTTGCCATGGGGCGGATGCGCCTGAGGCGCGCAAGGCGGAGTGGGCGGCGCTGGGCGCGGAATTGATCGAAGTGCCGCCGGGTGCGGACAGGCACCCTGACCCCGTCGCCATGCTGGAGCTTCTCGGCACGCGAGGGCTAACCCGGGTGCTCTGCGAGGGCGGTGGCATGTTGGCCGCGTCGCTCATGGGGGCGGGGCTTGTTGATCGGCTCATCGGCTTCACCGCAGGCCTTGTGCTTGGCGCAGAAGGCCAGCCTTCTTTTGGGCCGCTTGGCCTTTCAAATCTCTCCGAGGCGGTGCGCTATGTGCTTGAGGAAGAACAGAAAATAGGGCCAGACCTGATGGCAACTTGGGTGCGGGCCAGTTAA
- the nrdR gene encoding transcriptional regulator NrdR: MRCPFCGNVDTQVKDSRPAEDHVAIRRRRFCPACGGRFTTYERVQLRDLVVIKSSGRREDFDRDKLERSIRIALQKRPIDPERVDQMISGIVRRLESMGETDIDSKVIGEIVMESLARIDTVAYVRFASVYKNFQAADDFDRFVSELRPPVMPGDPEE, from the coding sequence ATGCGCTGCCCGTTTTGCGGAAATGTCGATACGCAGGTGAAAGACAGTCGGCCAGCGGAGGACCATGTTGCCATTCGGCGGCGGCGGTTCTGCCCGGCTTGCGGTGGCCGTTTCACCACCTATGAACGCGTGCAACTACGTGATCTCGTTGTCATAAAATCAAGTGGACGCCGCGAGGACTTCGATCGGGACAAGCTCGAACGTTCGATCCGGATCGCCTTGCAAAAACGCCCGATTGACCCGGAGCGCGTGGATCAGATGATCTCCGGCATCGTCCGTCGGCTGGAAAGCATGGGCGAGACGGACATCGACAGCAAGGTGATTGGCGAGATCGTCATGGAGAGCCTCGCGCGGATCGATACCGTCGCCTACGTCCGGTTTGCCAGTGTTTACAAGAACTTCCAAGCCGCGGATGATTTTGATCGCTTCGTCTCCGAGCTTCGCCCGCCGGTGATGCCCGGTGATCCCGAGGAGTGA
- a CDS encoding secondary thiamine-phosphate synthase enzyme YjbQ → MQTTFTIATRGPGLTMFTDDVARWLKGAGDGLLTLMVRHTSCSLLIQENADPDVQVDLMEFFHRLVPPADDYSMAYLTHTLEGPDDMPAHIKATLLPVSLQIPVEAGRMRLGTWQGIYLFEHRAAPHRREVAAHFSQG, encoded by the coding sequence ATGCAAACCACCTTTACCATCGCCACCCGAGGCCCCGGCCTGACCATGTTCACCGATGATGTCGCCCGCTGGCTCAAGGGCGCGGGCGATGGGCTGCTGACGCTGATGGTGCGCCACACCTCCTGCTCGTTGCTCATTCAGGAAAACGCTGACCCGGATGTGCAGGTGGACCTCATGGAATTCTTCCACCGCCTCGTGCCGCCCGCTGACGATTATTCGATGGCCTATCTCACCCACACGCTGGAGGGGCCCGACGACATGCCTGCCCACATCAAGGCGACGCTGTTGCCGGTGTCACTGCAGATCCCGGTGGAGGCGGGGCGGATGCGGTTGGGCACCTGGCAGGGGATCTACCTGTTCGAGCATCGCGCGGCACCACATCGCCGCGAGGTCGCGGCGCATTTCTCTCAAGGTTAA
- a CDS encoding 6,7-dimethyl-8-ribityllumazine synthase, whose translation MAGSESHYILPRPEFDTAPKVLIVVAPYYKDIADALVAGAQAELEAVGAFHETVEVPGALEVPTAIRIAHRQSNFDGFVALGCVIRGETTHYETVCNDSSRALTLLGLEGACIGNGILTVENRRQADVRAEVDGQNKGGGAAAAALHLIALTRRFGKPERGVGFRTPLENEILLAGSGEGPKTA comes from the coding sequence ATGGCCGGGAGCGAAAGCCACTACATCCTGCCGCGCCCCGAGTTTGATACCGCGCCCAAGGTGCTCATCGTCGTTGCGCCCTATTACAAGGACATCGCCGATGCGCTGGTGGCCGGGGCGCAGGCCGAACTGGAGGCGGTTGGTGCCTTTCATGAAACCGTCGAAGTGCCCGGTGCGCTGGAGGTGCCAACTGCCATTCGCATCGCCCATCGGCAGAGCAACTTTGATGGCTTCGTAGCGCTTGGCTGCGTCATCCGGGGTGAAACCACCCATTACGAAACGGTCTGTAACGACAGCAGCCGCGCGCTGACCCTTCTGGGGCTGGAGGGCGCCTGCATTGGCAACGGTATCCTGACCGTCGAGAACCGCAGGCAAGCAGACGTGCGCGCCGAGGTTGACGGCCAGAACAAGGGCGGCGGCGCGGCGGCTGCGGCGTTGCACCTGATCGCCCTGACCCGCCGTTTTGGCAAGCCCGAGCGCGGGGTGGGTTTTCGCACCCCGCTTGAGAATGAAATCCTGCTGGCTGGCAGCGGCGAAGGGCCTAAAACCGCATGA
- a CDS encoding capsule biosynthesis protein, whose protein sequence is MSALAADNRRFLFLQGPHGPFFHRLGKMLRAAGCEVWRVGFNKGDEAFWFHPRSFIPYRGTPEDWPARFAKLCDEKNITDVVLYGDTRGIHAEAVRIAKEKAITVHVFEEGYLRPYWVSYERGGSNGHSRLMEFSIEDMRTALAMSDIDLPDAPAKWGDMRQHIFYGFLYHYFVLLWNRPYRNFRPHRSLSVAQEFGLYLKRLLLMPVFWADRVQATFRIKHGGFPYHLAILQLEHDASFQKHSPFSTMTEFLEVTIEGFAQGAPRHHHLVFKAHPLEDGRVPMRREIRRLAREHGVGDRVHYVRGGKLAQLLNHARSAVTVNSTAAQQVLWRGLPLKVFGDAVYSKPEFVSTQPLPDFFAAPSRPDSKAYRDYRSFLLETSQIAGGFYSARGRRQLLRQVVDMMLAPEDPYDALAQGKAGPRLQLRLVT, encoded by the coding sequence ATGAGCGCCCTTGCCGCTGACAACCGACGCTTCCTGTTCTTGCAGGGGCCGCACGGGCCGTTTTTTCATCGGCTCGGCAAGATGCTGCGGGCTGCGGGCTGCGAGGTTTGGCGCGTGGGCTTTAACAAGGGTGACGAGGCTTTCTGGTTTCATCCCCGCAGTTTCATCCCCTATCGCGGCACGCCAGAGGATTGGCCGGCCCGCTTTGCCAAGCTTTGCGACGAGAAGAACATCACCGACGTCGTGCTTTATGGTGACACCCGTGGCATCCACGCTGAGGCCGTGCGCATCGCGAAAGAAAAAGCGATCACTGTGCATGTCTTCGAAGAAGGCTACCTGCGGCCGTACTGGGTGAGCTACGAGCGCGGCGGCTCCAATGGGCACTCCCGACTGATGGAATTCTCCATCGAGGATATGCGGACTGCCTTGGCCATGTCAGACATCGACCTGCCCGATGCGCCCGCCAAGTGGGGCGATATGCGCCAGCACATCTTCTACGGCTTCCTCTACCACTATTTCGTTCTGCTCTGGAACCGCCCCTACCGCAACTTCCGCCCGCACCGCTCGCTTAGCGTGGCGCAGGAGTTTGGCCTCTACCTGAAACGCCTGCTGTTGATGCCCGTCTTCTGGGCCGACCGGGTGCAGGCGACCTTCCGGATCAAGCACGGTGGCTTCCCCTACCATCTTGCAATCTTGCAGCTGGAGCATGATGCCAGCTTCCAGAAGCACTCGCCCTTCTCCACCATGACGGAGTTTCTTGAGGTCACCATCGAGGGCTTTGCGCAGGGCGCGCCGCGTCACCATCACCTCGTATTCAAGGCCCACCCGCTGGAAGATGGCCGCGTGCCGATGCGCCGCGAGATCCGCCGCCTTGCGCGGGAGCATGGGGTGGGAGACCGGGTGCATTACGTGCGCGGCGGCAAACTGGCGCAACTGCTCAACCATGCCCGCAGCGCGGTGACCGTCAACTCCACTGCCGCACAGCAGGTGCTCTGGCGCGGGCTGCCGCTGAAGGTGTTTGGCGATGCCGTCTATTCCAAGCCCGAGTTCGTCTCGACCCAGCCGCTGCCAGATTTCTTTGCCGCCCCAAGCCGCCCCGACAGCAAGGCCTACCGCGACTATCGCAGCTTCCTTTTGGAAACATCGCAAATCGCCGGGGGCTTCTACTCTGCGCGTGGACGGCGGCAGCTTCTGCGGCAGGTCGTCGACATGATGCTGGCCCCGGAAGACCCTTATGACGCACTCGCCCAAGGCAAGGCCGGGCCTAGGCTTCAGCTCAGGCTCGTCACCTGA
- the nusB gene encoding transcription antitermination factor NusB, which produces MSDKRTKKSAARLYAVQALFQMEASGQTAEAVETEFEDHRFGTEYFEGAEMVEGDPSLFRRLVGDAVNQQAKIDQMTDRALVAKWPISRIDPTLRALFRAAGAELVESDTPPKVVIVEFVDIAKAFFPEGREPKFVNAVLDHMAREAKPEAF; this is translated from the coding sequence ATGAGCGACAAACGCACGAAAAAATCCGCCGCACGTCTCTATGCCGTGCAGGCGCTGTTTCAGATGGAAGCCTCCGGTCAGACTGCTGAGGCGGTTGAGACCGAGTTTGAAGACCATCGCTTTGGCACCGAGTACTTCGAGGGCGCGGAGATGGTCGAAGGCGATCCTTCGCTGTTTCGCAGGCTCGTAGGCGATGCGGTGAACCAGCAGGCGAAGATTGACCAGATGACCGACCGGGCGCTGGTGGCCAAATGGCCGATCAGCCGCATCGACCCAACCCTGCGTGCGCTGTTCCGCGCCGCCGGGGCCGAACTGGTAGAAAGCGACACGCCCCCCAAGGTGGTGATCGTGGAGTTCGTCGATATCGCCAAGGCGTTCTTTCCCGAGGGTAGAGAGCCCAAGTTCGTGAATGCGGTGCTGGATCATATGGCCCGAGAGGCCAAGCCCGAGGCATTTTAG
- a CDS encoding MmcB family DNA repair protein — protein MKFDPESPTPEMQPGQLLARGVCRHLLSHGFVTVEELVPTSGLRVDVMALGPKGEIWVIECKSSRADYMADHKWQGYLEWCDRFFWAVDQEFPTELLPAETGLIIADSYDAEIVRMSPETKLPAARRKVMVQKFARHAALRLQALRDPRPSGLL, from the coding sequence ATGAAGTTTGACCCAGAATCGCCCACGCCAGAGATGCAACCCGGCCAGTTGCTCGCGCGCGGCGTGTGCCGGCATCTGCTTAGCCACGGCTTCGTCACCGTTGAGGAGCTGGTGCCAACGAGCGGGCTTCGAGTGGATGTGATGGCACTCGGCCCGAAAGGCGAAATCTGGGTGATCGAATGCAAATCCAGCCGGGCCGACTACATGGCCGACCACAAGTGGCAAGGTTATCTGGAGTGGTGTGACCGGTTCTTCTGGGCTGTCGATCAGGAGTTTCCGACCGAGCTCTTGCCAGCCGAAACAGGGCTTATCATTGCCGATAGCTATGATGCAGAGATCGTTCGCATGTCGCCCGAAACCAAACTGCCAGCAGCGCGGCGTAAGGTGATGGTGCAAAAATTCGCCCGCCACGCGGCGCTGC
- a CDS encoding riboflavin synthase, with the protein MFTGIVTDIGRVEKVEMRGDMRARIATAYDTGSIDIGASIACDGVCLTAVALGEGWFEVDVSAETVSKTSIPSNGWPVGKRLNLERALKVGDELGGHIVSGHVDGVAEVVGMRDEGDSLRLTFRAPEALAKFIAPKGSVALNGTSLTVNEVDGAEFGINLIPHTREVTTWGEVAKGDSVNLEVDTMARYVARLQEAG; encoded by the coding sequence ATGTTTACCGGCATCGTCACCGACATCGGGCGGGTGGAAAAGGTTGAGATGCGCGGCGACATGCGCGCGCGGATCGCAACGGCCTATGACACCGGCAGCATTGATATTGGCGCGAGTATCGCCTGCGACGGGGTGTGCCTGACGGCAGTGGCGCTGGGGGAAGGGTGGTTTGAGGTGGATGTCTCTGCCGAAACCGTGTCGAAAACCTCGATCCCCTCCAATGGCTGGCCGGTCGGCAAACGGCTCAACCTTGAGCGGGCGCTGAAGGTGGGGGATGAGCTTGGCGGGCATATCGTTTCAGGTCATGTCGATGGCGTGGCCGAGGTGGTGGGGATGCGCGATGAGGGCGATAGCCTGCGTCTAACCTTTCGTGCGCCCGAAGCCTTGGCGAAGTTCATCGCTCCCAAGGGATCGGTTGCGCTCAATGGCACCTCGCTGACGGTCAACGAGGTTGATGGGGCCGAGTTCGGCATCAACCTCATTCCCCACACCCGCGAGGTCACAACTTGGGGCGAGGTGGCGAAGGGCGATAGCGTAAACCTGGAGGTCGATACGATGGCCCGCTACGTCGCACGGCTTCAGGAGGCCGGTTGA
- the ribB gene encoding 3,4-dihydroxy-2-butanone-4-phosphate synthase, producing the protein MNDLSTDYHDAISSVEEIIEDARNGRMFILVDHEDRENEGDLVIPAQMATPDAINFMATHGRGLICLCLTGERIDALGLPLMASQNSSRHETAFTVSIEAREGVTTGISAGDRARTVAVAIDSAKGAQDIATPGHVFPLRAREGGVLVRAGHTEAAIDVSRLAGLNPSGVICEVMNEDGTMSRLPDLVAFAQRHNIKIGTISDLIAYRRRHDNLVRVKKEETVTSAFGGEWQMKIYSDEVQGAEHIVLVKGDISGDAPVLTRMHALDPMLDVVGVAGAGRAHEFGAAMEAVAAEGRGVVVLLRDLTMKIAAAEEASPQTLRQYGLGAQILSSLGLNKLELLTNSPSPKIVGLDAYGLEITGTRRIEEAS; encoded by the coding sequence ATGAACGATCTTTCGACTGACTATCATGACGCGATCTCTTCGGTGGAAGAGATCATTGAAGATGCCCGTAACGGGCGGATGTTCATCCTTGTCGACCACGAGGACCGGGAGAATGAGGGCGATCTGGTGATCCCGGCGCAGATGGCCACGCCCGATGCGATCAACTTCATGGCAACCCACGGGCGCGGGCTGATCTGCCTGTGCCTGACGGGCGAGCGGATCGACGCGCTCGGGCTGCCGCTGATGGCCTCGCAAAACTCCTCGCGCCACGAGACGGCCTTCACCGTGTCCATCGAGGCCCGCGAGGGGGTGACCACCGGCATCTCGGCGGGCGACCGGGCCCGCACGGTGGCCGTTGCGATCGACTCTGCCAAGGGCGCGCAGGACATTGCTACGCCGGGCCACGTGTTTCCGCTGCGCGCCCGCGAGGGCGGCGTGCTGGTGCGTGCCGGGCACACCGAGGCGGCAATTGATGTGAGCCGCTTGGCCGGGCTCAACCCCTCGGGGGTGATCTGCGAGGTCATGAACGAAGATGGCACCATGTCGCGCCTGCCCGATCTGGTGGCCTTTGCCCAGCGGCACAACATCAAGATCGGCACGATTTCTGATCTCATCGCCTACCGCCGCCGCCACGACAACCTTGTGCGCGTGAAGAAGGAAGAAACCGTTACCTCCGCCTTCGGCGGCGAGTGGCAGATGAAGATTTACTCTGACGAAGTGCAGGGCGCCGAGCATATCGTGCTGGTGAAGGGCGACATCTCGGGCGATGCGCCGGTGCTCACCCGCATGCACGCGCTTGACCCGATGCTTGATGTCGTCGGCGTGGCGGGCGCGGGCCGGGCGCATGAATTTGGCGCGGCAATGGAGGCCGTGGCCGCCGAGGGCCGTGGCGTGGTGGTTCTGCTGCGCGACCTCACGATGAAAATTGCCGCGGCGGAGGAAGCCTCGCCGCAGACGCTCCGGCAGTATGGCCTTGGGGCGCAGATCCTGTCGTCGCTCGGGCTGAACAAGCTGGAGCTGCTGACCAACTCGCCCTCTCCCAAGATCGTGGGGCTCGATGCCTATGGGCTGGAGATCACCGGCACACGCCGGATCGAGGAGGCGAGCTGA